A window of the Elusimicrobiota bacterium genome harbors these coding sequences:
- a CDS encoding PD-(D/E)XK nuclease family protein has product MKINIIGPRENLVEKAGGILLADKSLADNIVVFPGKRPAHFLRKYLADKLGAAFEPPVIFSMDGFIDHLAELAQIKGTELSNLDAVGILYDNMLGDLAGIIGKTGNLSLDTFLPWGFKIFSDFEELKIELKTPKELKDFDSILPGEIKGSDSFIKKLKSFSGVYEQFYTRLEKEKLLTRSLKYAKTAEKIQETGLGNKKIILAGFFALTASEKKIFKALARLPDSILLLQEGPGLKEQFTFLESSLQAYQPTSSPACQPALHFYKAPDLHGEVFKLANILKGQTLTSKDVVVLPSSDALFPVLFNVLGEVRDYNISMGYPVTATPVYSLIDSLGDLLEKRSGDQYFAPNYLKFVFHPYVKNIYFQVTGHKSQVTSEREQDTGDRSQVTGNRSSEPTRIIFQTIETELASKINKYLTLEDIETDTALLAQCADLLKNYADAQLTVKEIQAHIKNIHKNLIRPFEKLESIKDFADKLIAVVSFISEHSTANLHPYSAPFIEKLYEDLHAFSNSALSGRGLENISSYFKLLKSYIKGSAYPFPGTPLSGLQVLGALETRGLKFDRVYFLDANADILPGSKKEDTILSHFIRRGLGLPTYKTRESVAKYYFNVLISQAEEAHIFYKDAPDIEKSPFVQKLIWDLEVAGQKPKEEEVHFRLNFTQQEPPPVAKAEDVLAYLKNFTFSPSSLDAYLACGLKFYYQYVLRVKEKDEVEDEIGQAEIGGIVHGILERLFREHKQGEELKLTRATEIAEEIFDAGLKNHDSGYEYLIKKQILRRLRDILLYHKENAGKAQIKSCEKIFDITLDGVKFTGRADRIDLRPDEKGRNAHIIVDYKTGSTAKTPNLKKFDIEDRQSWPKTLKSVQLPLYVMFYLAENPYVALEAVDACLMMLGSHKITEEFLFAKSEDKAADLAKLQKAVSYLVYEIKSPELNFEPASDIKTCELCPFKIMCGRQWA; this is encoded by the coding sequence ATGAAGATAAATATTATCGGTCCGCGGGAAAATCTGGTTGAAAAAGCCGGGGGAATTTTACTGGCAGATAAGTCATTGGCTGATAATATAGTGGTCTTTCCGGGCAAACGTCCCGCCCACTTCCTTCGCAAATACCTGGCGGATAAGCTCGGGGCCGCTTTTGAGCCGCCTGTTATATTTTCCATGGACGGGTTTATAGACCACCTGGCGGAACTGGCGCAAATAAAAGGCACGGAACTATCCAATCTTGACGCCGTGGGCATCCTTTACGACAATATGCTGGGCGACCTGGCCGGCATTATAGGGAAAACCGGCAACCTTTCTCTGGATACCTTCCTGCCCTGGGGATTTAAGATATTTTCGGATTTTGAAGAGCTTAAGATCGAGCTCAAAACTCCCAAGGAGCTTAAAGACTTCGATTCCATTCTGCCAGGTGAAATAAAAGGGTCGGATTCATTTATTAAAAAATTGAAAAGCTTCTCCGGAGTGTATGAACAGTTTTACACCCGGCTTGAAAAAGAAAAACTGCTTACACGGTCGCTTAAATACGCCAAAACCGCCGAAAAAATACAGGAGACCGGCCTGGGAAATAAAAAAATAATCCTGGCCGGCTTTTTCGCCCTGACCGCGTCGGAAAAGAAAATCTTCAAGGCCCTCGCCAGGCTCCCCGATTCCATTCTCCTGCTGCAGGAAGGACCGGGCCTAAAAGAACAGTTCACTTTTCTTGAGAGTTCTCTTCAAGCCTACCAGCCTACAAGCTCACCAGCCTGCCAGCCTGCTTTACACTTCTATAAAGCGCCGGATTTGCACGGGGAAGTGTTTAAACTTGCGAATATTTTAAAAGGCCAAACCCTCACTTCAAAAGATGTGGTGGTTCTGCCATCTTCGGACGCGCTGTTTCCCGTGCTTTTCAATGTGTTGGGGGAAGTTAGGGACTATAACATCTCTATGGGGTATCCCGTAACCGCCACGCCGGTCTATTCGCTTATAGACTCTTTGGGCGATTTGCTTGAAAAACGCTCAGGGGACCAATACTTCGCCCCTAATTACCTTAAATTCGTTTTTCATCCGTACGTTAAGAACATATACTTCCAAGTCACAGGTCACAAGTCACAGGTCACAAGTGAGAGGGAACAGGACACAGGTGACAGGTCACAGGTAACAGGTAACAGATCAAGCGAACCGACGCGTATTATTTTTCAGACCATAGAGACGGAACTGGCCTCCAAAATAAACAAATACCTGACCCTTGAAGATATTGAAACCGACACCGCCCTGCTTGCACAATGCGCCGACCTGCTTAAAAACTACGCCGACGCCCAACTGACCGTTAAAGAGATACAGGCGCATATTAAAAACATCCACAAAAACCTAATCCGCCCCTTTGAAAAACTTGAGAGCATCAAAGACTTCGCGGATAAACTTATAGCTGTGGTCTCCTTCATCTCGGAGCACAGCACCGCGAACCTTCACCCCTATTCCGCGCCGTTCATAGAAAAACTCTACGAAGACCTGCACGCCTTCTCAAACTCCGCGCTTTCCGGCCGCGGCCTTGAAAATATTTCCTCCTACTTCAAATTGCTCAAGTCCTATATTAAAGGTTCCGCCTATCCGTTCCCCGGCACTCCGCTCTCCGGCCTGCAGGTGCTGGGGGCGCTTGAAACCCGCGGCCTTAAATTTGACCGCGTCTATTTCCTGGACGCGAACGCCGACATACTGCCCGGCTCAAAAAAAGAAGACACCATCCTTTCGCACTTTATCCGCCGGGGCCTCGGCCTGCCCACCTACAAAACGCGCGAGTCGGTGGCAAAATATTACTTTAATGTGCTTATCTCCCAGGCCGAAGAAGCCCACATTTTCTACAAAGACGCGCCCGATATCGAAAAAAGCCCGTTCGTTCAGAAACTTATCTGGGACCTTGAAGTGGCGGGGCAAAAACCCAAAGAAGAAGAGGTGCATTTCCGACTTAACTTCACACAGCAGGAGCCGCCGCCAGTGGCCAAAGCCGAAGATGTCCTGGCGTACCTCAAAAATTTCACCTTTTCGCCGTCAAGCCTGGACGCGTATCTTGCCTGCGGCTTAAAATTCTATTACCAGTATGTGCTTCGCGTAAAAGAAAAAGACGAAGTGGAAGACGAAATCGGGCAGGCTGAAATTGGCGGCATAGTGCATGGGATACTGGAGCGCTTATTCAGGGAACACAAACAAGGTGAAGAGTTAAAGCTCACCCGTGCGACCGAAATAGCCGAAGAGATATTTGACGCCGGGCTTAAAAATCATGACTCCGGTTACGAATACCTTATAAAAAAACAGATATTGCGCCGCCTGCGCGATATCCTGCTTTATCATAAGGAAAATGCGGGCAAAGCGCAGATAAAAAGCTGCGAAAAGATTTTCGATATTACCCTGGACGGAGTTAAGTTCACCGGCCGGGCCGACCGCATAGACCTGCGCCCGGATGAAAAGGGCCGCAATGCCCATATCATAGTGGATTATAAAACCGGTTCCACGGCCAAAACGCCCAACCTAAAAAAATTTGATATTGAAGACCGCCAATCTTGGCCTAAAACCCTGAAATCCGTGCAATTGCCGCTTTATGTAATGTTCTACCTGGCCGAAAACCCGTATGTCGCGCTTGAAGCCGTGGACGCCTGCCTTATGATGCTGGGCTCTCATAAGATAACCGAAGAATTTCTGTTCGCCAAGAGCGAAGATAAGGCCGCGGACCTGGCCAAACTGCAAAAGGCCGTTTCTTACCTGGTTTATGAAATCAAGTCCCCGGAGCTGAATTTTGAACCCGCCTCCGATATAAAAACCTGCGAGCTTTGCCCCTTCAAAATAATGTGCGGCCGCCAATGGGCGTGA
- a CDS encoding pyroglutamyl-peptidase I, with product MKKKILITAFMPFAGRRQNSALEVMARLRPSAFKNCRLYREKLPVSGQVIGRKISGLISKLKPDYLVSLGLAAGETAIRVERFALNIQDYGIKDNSDYQPKGRLIKKDGPAAYFVTSNPARLAAAVKKVSVPAYVSNHAGAYVCNHLMYEALHVITSTKLKTKFAFIHLPLTTEMTAPETGRTIPPSLPLATLLKAVEAIIKTLA from the coding sequence ATGAAAAAGAAAATTTTGATAACCGCTTTTATGCCGTTTGCCGGTCGCAGACAAAATTCCGCGCTTGAAGTAATGGCGCGGCTTCGGCCTTCCGCTTTTAAGAACTGTCGGCTTTACAGGGAAAAACTGCCCGTGAGCGGCCAAGTTATAGGCCGGAAAATTTCCGGCCTTATTTCAAAGCTAAAACCCGACTACCTTGTTTCGCTGGGGCTTGCCGCAGGAGAAACGGCCATACGAGTTGAAAGATTCGCACTCAATATCCAGGATTACGGTATTAAAGACAATTCCGACTATCAGCCCAAGGGCCGGCTGATAAAGAAAGACGGCCCCGCCGCGTACTTTGTGACCTCAAACCCCGCGCGCCTGGCGGCTGCGGTAAAAAAAGTTTCGGTCCCGGCCTACGTAAGTAACCATGCTGGCGCCTATGTCTGCAACCACCTGATGTATGAGGCCCTGCACGTTATAACTTCCACCAAATTGAAGACAAAATTCGCTTTTATACACCTGCCGCTGACCACGGAAATGACCGCGCCGGAAACAGGCCGTACCATCCCACCGTCGCTACCGCTGGCCACCCTGTTAAAAGCCGTAGAAGCTATTATAAAAACCCTGGCCTGA
- a CDS encoding type 1 glutamine amidotransferase domain-containing protein, translating into MKTIMVALSLIIAAFSGTIAQAADNKGKVLVVMSGVDYLTLKSGKRHPTGYFLSELTGPAQAIAAAGYDLVFVNPTGKEPAMDKTSDSAQWYKTEQDYQRAKAFINRAAGLKKPRRLDSFTDKELSAFSAVFVPGGHAPMEDLAKNSRLGRILAFFHNKGKPAAFICHGPAALLSSVGRGKWIYNGYKMTVFSTPEEKLQENDAALGGFVRFYAAEELSKAGGSVDAGAPWSSHAVRDRELITAQNPMSEGDFTPLLLEALAEQRTRKLNAAEFMDGQPLPESKMVKIFSIQASSAAYKTFYWGVKKDGQPEKDFHEWLASHVKATTAAFKETALTEYTAVYMDGMELAYQTWVSQDALNKAFETEAGRQLAKDVSEHMDALAFKKIYIPEERPVH; encoded by the coding sequence ATGAAAACAATTATGGTAGCGCTATCCCTGATTATTGCCGCGTTCTCCGGAACGATTGCGCAGGCCGCGGACAATAAAGGAAAAGTATTGGTGGTCATGTCCGGCGTTGACTATCTGACGCTTAAAAGCGGCAAGCGGCATCCCACCGGCTATTTCCTGTCCGAACTGACAGGGCCCGCTCAGGCAATAGCTGCCGCCGGCTACGACCTGGTTTTCGTCAACCCTACCGGCAAAGAGCCTGCGATGGATAAAACAAGCGACAGCGCGCAGTGGTATAAAACGGAGCAGGATTATCAGCGGGCCAAAGCTTTTATAAACAGAGCGGCCGGCTTAAAAAAACCGCGCAGGCTGGATTCATTCACGGACAAGGAGCTCTCAGCATTCAGCGCCGTATTCGTGCCGGGCGGCCACGCGCCCATGGAGGACCTTGCCAAAAACAGCCGCCTGGGGCGGATACTGGCTTTTTTTCATAACAAGGGAAAACCCGCAGCGTTTATTTGTCACGGACCGGCGGCGCTTCTATCTTCGGTCGGCCGGGGAAAGTGGATATATAACGGCTACAAAATGACGGTGTTCTCCACCCCCGAAGAAAAGCTGCAGGAGAATGATGCCGCGCTGGGAGGTTTTGTCCGTTTTTACGCGGCGGAAGAATTGTCCAAAGCGGGAGGATCGGTCGATGCCGGCGCGCCCTGGAGCAGCCACGCGGTGCGGGACAGGGAACTTATCACCGCGCAAAATCCGATGTCGGAAGGGGACTTTACCCCCCTGTTACTGGAAGCTCTGGCGGAGCAGCGGACCCGGAAGCTGAATGCGGCGGAGTTCATGGATGGGCAGCCGCTGCCTGAAAGCAAAATGGTCAAAATCTTTTCTATCCAGGCATCCAGCGCGGCTTATAAAACTTTTTACTGGGGAGTTAAAAAGGACGGACAGCCGGAAAAAGACTTTCACGAATGGCTAGCATCGCATGTAAAAGCGACAACCGCGGCTTTTAAGGAAACCGCGCTGACAGAGTATACAGCTGTATACATGGACGGCATGGAACTAGCCTATCAGACCTGGGTAAGCCAGGATGCGCTTAATAAGGCCTTTGAGACGGAAGCGGGCCGTCAGCTGGCAAAAGACGTTTCCGAACATATGGACGCCCTGGCTTTCAAAAAAATCTACATACCCGAAGAGCGTCCGGTGCACTGA
- a CDS encoding DUF481 domain-containing protein: MKSKLTMLAMICFAPVTLHAQQFSRYDDLRIRAPEKWQPVKVYSLDLSAGGSYMHGNVDSVGYYGRMDFSRLMDEKNTFFIQAEENHVKFGDSVVMDKTRAAFLYTYAAAPHLNLYVSSTHGKNKFLLLKYRTANSAGICYHFLLQEKARDRVVISVGPMPEYSSYETGLVQREFRGAARFIVPVRLSDYAQLGTDFMYFPLIADFGDYRTYAEAFLQFTIVPEKWFFRITLNNEYSSRPLPGVTRNDVSLNYSVSLKLGK; the protein is encoded by the coding sequence ATGAAATCAAAATTAACGATGTTAGCAATGATTTGTTTTGCGCCGGTTACGCTGCATGCGCAGCAGTTTTCACGCTACGACGATCTGCGTATCCGCGCGCCGGAAAAATGGCAGCCGGTTAAAGTATACAGCCTTGACCTTTCCGCCGGCGGCAGCTACATGCACGGCAATGTGGACAGCGTGGGATACTACGGCAGAATGGATTTCAGCAGGCTCATGGACGAAAAAAACACCTTCTTTATCCAGGCCGAAGAAAATCATGTCAAATTCGGCGATAGCGTTGTTATGGATAAAACCCGCGCCGCATTCCTGTACACCTACGCCGCAGCGCCTCATTTGAATCTGTATGTCAGCAGCACGCACGGCAAAAACAAGTTTTTGCTTCTAAAGTACCGCACAGCCAACTCCGCCGGAATCTGTTACCACTTTTTATTGCAGGAAAAAGCCAGAGACCGCGTGGTTATAAGCGTGGGGCCCATGCCTGAATATTCCTCCTACGAAACCGGGCTCGTACAGCGTGAATTCCGCGGCGCGGCAAGGTTCATAGTCCCGGTACGGTTGTCCGACTACGCGCAGTTGGGCACTGACTTTATGTATTTCCCGCTAATCGCCGATTTTGGCGATTACCGCACATACGCCGAAGCATTTCTTCAATTTACGATAGTGCCGGAAAAATGGTTTTTCCGGATAACACTGAACAATGAGTATTCATCCAGGCCGCTGCCGGGAGTCACCCGCAACGATGTAAGCCTCAATTATTCAGTATCCCTGAAACTCGGAAAATAA
- a CDS encoding inosine/guanosine kinase → MKFPGKRKNKHYFPVTEKGRESADPHFLQTEPFYLVGIDQLLVDIECCVEPEFLLRHRLKKGESQILNDQVAEAIYRKLKAEGKILGEYAGGSVGNTLHNYSVLSDERSVALGAITRNITVGDYAFKYIRNTSAKVDLSYLQPSDNPMGRAMCFVTPDGERTFGISKGCMNDLTPEFIPGEIIEKASALLISSYILRDEKDPIFSSTVKACEIALKARVPVVMTLGTSFLIESKKDFFRDFIKKYVTCVAMNDLEALALTGLNDPLLAAENALELADFVLLTVGAHGLYLAGYVDEQFARRTSYKLRAKSIVDYNMYEFSRPMRKSGCVKPIKIYSHINPFMGGPKIIKNTNGAGDGALAALLHDLSARKYHQAKVPNSPKNLINSLTYSSLSQISKYANRVSFEVLAQNSPRLMRALPEKEDNLQQAYWDT, encoded by the coding sequence ATGAAATTCCCTGGAAAGAGAAAAAACAAGCATTACTTCCCGGTCACGGAGAAGGGTCGGGAAAGCGCCGACCCGCATTTTTTGCAGACAGAGCCGTTTTACCTGGTAGGCATAGACCAGCTGCTGGTGGACATTGAGTGCTGCGTTGAGCCGGAATTCCTGCTTCGGCACCGGCTCAAAAAAGGCGAGTCGCAAATCCTGAACGACCAGGTTGCCGAAGCTATATACAGAAAATTAAAGGCAGAAGGAAAGATCCTCGGCGAATACGCGGGCGGCTCGGTAGGCAACACCCTGCATAATTACTCTGTTCTATCCGACGAGCGCTCGGTCGCGCTTGGCGCCATTACCCGCAATATTACAGTGGGCGATTACGCCTTTAAATACATCCGCAATACCAGCGCGAAAGTCGATCTTTCTTATCTTCAGCCGTCCGACAATCCGATGGGAAGGGCGATGTGTTTCGTTACCCCCGACGGTGAACGGACCTTCGGCATAAGCAAAGGCTGCATGAACGACCTGACCCCGGAATTTATTCCCGGGGAAATCATTGAAAAAGCCTCAGCCCTCCTTATTTCCTCCTATATTTTACGCGATGAAAAAGACCCCATTTTCAGTTCTACGGTCAAGGCTTGTGAAATCGCTTTAAAGGCAAGGGTTCCTGTGGTGATGACGCTTGGAACAAGTTTTCTTATCGAATCCAAAAAAGATTTTTTTCGCGATTTCATAAAAAAATACGTCACCTGCGTCGCGATGAACGATCTTGAGGCGTTGGCTCTTACCGGTTTGAACGACCCGCTTCTGGCCGCTGAAAATGCTTTGGAACTCGCGGATTTTGTCCTTTTAACCGTGGGGGCGCACGGGCTTTACCTGGCGGGATATGTAGATGAGCAATTTGCCAGAAGGACCTCTTACAAACTTCGCGCCAAGTCTATTGTTGATTACAATATGTATGAATTCAGCCGCCCGATGAGAAAAAGCGGCTGCGTTAAACCGATAAAGATCTACAGCCATATAAATCCGTTCATGGGCGGCCCGAAGATCATCAAGAACACTAACGGCGCCGGCGACGGCGCTCTTGCGGCGCTCCTGCACGATCTAAGCGCCAGGAAATATCATCAGGCTAAAGTGCCGAATTCGCCCAAGAACCTGATAAATTCTTTAACCTATTCGTCCCTGTCCCAGATCTCAAAGTACGCCAACCGCGTTAGTTTTGAGGTTTTAGCCCAGAATTCACCGCGCCTGATGCGCGCCCTGCCTGAAAAAGAAGATAACCTGCAGCAGGCGTATTGGGACACCTGA
- a CDS encoding phosphoserine transaminase gives MEKPTVKTKCPNFSSGPCAKRPGWTVDALKNALVGRSHRSKEGKARLNEVSERMKRVLGLPADYRIGVVAGSDTGAVELAMWTLLGPRPVDIFGWESFGKGWITDAVKQLKLPKINEYKADYGKLPDLSKANPANDIIFTWNGTTSGVKVPNLNWISSDREGLTICDATSGIFAMEMDYSKLDVITFSWQKVIGGEAAHGVVILSPRAVKRMEENEPKVSWPLPKLFRLAAEGKLKPGELEYNTVNTPSMLCVEDAIDALKWAESIGGMKALIARSNANLKALEKWVEQSDWIDFLAETRETRSNTSVCFKIIADWFQKLGDEDRTKAAKKITSMLDKEGVAYDINSYGKAPAGIRIWCGATVESSDVEALTHWLDWAYEEVAKEYSKETVK, from the coding sequence ATGGAAAAACCTACAGTAAAAACCAAGTGCCCTAATTTTTCTTCGGGCCCCTGCGCCAAAAGGCCGGGCTGGACCGTGGATGCCTTAAAGAACGCGCTTGTCGGCCGTTCTCACCGCTCTAAAGAGGGTAAGGCCCGGCTGAACGAAGTTTCAGAGCGCATGAAAAGAGTGCTCGGCCTGCCGGCGGATTACCGCATAGGCGTGGTGGCCGGGTCCGATACCGGCGCCGTTGAACTTGCGATGTGGACCCTGCTCGGGCCCCGCCCCGTGGACATATTCGGCTGGGAGTCTTTCGGAAAAGGCTGGATAACCGACGCGGTAAAGCAGCTTAAACTGCCGAAAATTAACGAGTACAAGGCCGATTACGGCAAACTGCCGGACCTTTCCAAAGCTAATCCCGCCAACGACATAATATTCACCTGGAACGGTACCACTTCAGGAGTTAAAGTGCCGAACCTCAACTGGATATCCTCAGACAGGGAAGGCCTCACCATCTGTGACGCCACTTCCGGCATATTCGCCATGGAAATGGATTACTCGAAGCTGGATGTGATAACTTTCTCCTGGCAGAAAGTGATAGGCGGCGAAGCCGCGCACGGAGTTGTCATCCTTTCGCCGAGAGCCGTCAAACGGATGGAAGAGAACGAGCCGAAAGTCTCATGGCCTTTACCCAAACTGTTCAGGCTGGCCGCCGAGGGCAAGCTGAAACCGGGAGAACTTGAGTATAACACGGTAAACACCCCTTCAATGCTTTGCGTGGAAGACGCCATAGACGCGCTTAAATGGGCGGAATCAATAGGGGGAATGAAAGCCCTGATCGCACGCTCAAACGCCAACCTGAAAGCTCTTGAAAAATGGGTGGAACAATCCGACTGGATAGATTTCCTGGCCGAAACCAGGGAGACCCGCTCCAACACTTCCGTCTGTTTCAAAATTATAGCGGACTGGTTCCAGAAGCTGGGCGACGAAGACAGGACCAAGGCCGCCAAGAAGATAACCTCAATGCTTGATAAAGAAGGCGTGGCTTACGACATCAATTCTTACGGCAAGGCCCCGGCCGGCATCCGCATATGGTGCGGCGCCACCGTGGAGTCTTCCGATGTGGAAGCCCTTACCCATTGGCTGGACTGGGCTTACGAAGAAGTGGCCAAAGAATATTCAAAGGAGACCGTAAAATGA
- a CDS encoding hydroxyacid dehydrogenase produces the protein MKKVLIADKADAICEKTLRERGLEPVVKPGMKPEELKACIAEFDAIIVRSATTLTCDLIEAATKLKAVARAGSGVDNIDVPSCVSKKVLVMNTPFGNTVSTAEHAIAMMMALARHIPQANASTHAGKWEKKKFEGVELTGKTLGVVGCGNVGAVVADRAMGLKMKVLVYDPVMTAERARELGVHMVSLDELYQKSDFITYHVVINPATKGMINKDAIAKMKKGVRLINCARGGIMVEADIKAALESKQIAGLACDVYVKEPATEHIFFGMENVIATPHIAASTKDAQVTVARQAAEQIADYLLNGTKTHAINGDKV, from the coding sequence ATGAAAAAAGTTTTAATTGCCGACAAGGCGGATGCTATCTGTGAAAAAACGCTTAGGGAAAGAGGGCTGGAGCCGGTGGTAAAACCCGGCATGAAGCCTGAAGAACTTAAAGCCTGCATAGCCGAGTTTGACGCTATAATAGTGCGTTCCGCCACCACCCTTACCTGTGACCTTATAGAGGCCGCCACAAAACTTAAAGCCGTGGCCCGCGCGGGTTCCGGCGTGGACAATATAGATGTTCCGTCCTGTGTTTCCAAAAAGGTGCTGGTAATGAACACGCCTTTCGGCAACACCGTTTCCACCGCCGAACACGCCATAGCCATGATGATGGCGCTGGCCCGCCATATACCCCAGGCCAACGCTTCCACCCACGCCGGCAAGTGGGAGAAAAAGAAATTTGAGGGAGTGGAGCTCACCGGCAAAACTCTGGGAGTGGTCGGCTGCGGCAACGTGGGCGCCGTGGTGGCTGACAGGGCCATGGGCCTGAAGATGAAAGTGCTGGTTTACGATCCCGTAATGACGGCGGAAAGGGCCAGGGAACTGGGCGTTCACATGGTCAGCCTTGACGAACTTTACCAGAAGTCGGACTTCATCACCTATCATGTCGTGATAAATCCCGCCACCAAGGGGATGATAAACAAGGATGCCATAGCCAAGATGAAGAAAGGCGTGCGACTGATAAACTGCGCCCGCGGCGGCATTATGGTCGAAGCCGACATAAAAGCGGCCCTTGAGAGCAAACAAATAGCCGGGCTTGCCTGCGATGTTTACGTCAAAGAGCCGGCGACCGAGCATATCTTTTTCGGCATGGAAAATGTGATAGCCACGCCGCACATAGCCGCTTCCACGAAGGACGCGCAGGTTACGGTGGCGCGCCAGGCGGCCGAGCAGATAGCGGACTACCTGCTTAACGGCACTAAGACCCACGCGATAAACGGAGATAAAGTATAG
- a CDS encoding DUF1015 domain-containing protein codes for MSKLPLFNPIYGIRPAKGKAQDVVAPPYDVLNSKEARELAKGKPLSFLHVSKAEIDLPEGTDVYSEAVYRKAADNFKKMLEEGVLVREKKPCFYVYRLQMGAHIQTGLVVGACIEDYDANRIKKHEFTRPVKEDDRVNQIKFVKAQTGPGLIAYKQIPEVDDIIKRKSAEKPEFSVEGIGGVIHTIWILDAEADIRVIEGAFEKQKAVYIADGHHRSAAASRIKKYMMEQRGAAHAGNEPYNCYLAVAYPVNEMKIWDYNRVVKDLNGLTPEDFLAKLKESFEVKEVRGQAKPAARREFGMYLEGKWYLLKPTAPTPSKTADPVLALDVSVLSDLVLDRVLGIKDLRKSNRVDFVGGIRGLKELEKRVDSGEMKAAFALFPTSLEELIAVADDNQVMPPKSTWFEPKLADGLISNPLL; via the coding sequence ATGTCCAAACTTCCTTTATTCAATCCCATTTACGGCATCAGGCCGGCAAAAGGCAAAGCGCAGGATGTGGTGGCTCCGCCATACGATGTGCTGAACTCCAAAGAGGCGCGGGAACTCGCCAAGGGCAAGCCTTTGAGTTTTCTGCACGTTTCCAAGGCGGAGATAGATCTGCCGGAAGGGACGGATGTTTATTCCGAAGCGGTTTACCGGAAAGCGGCGGATAATTTCAAGAAAATGCTGGAAGAAGGCGTATTGGTGCGGGAAAAGAAACCCTGCTTTTACGTTTACCGCCTGCAGATGGGCGCGCACATACAAACCGGCCTGGTGGTTGGCGCGTGTATTGAAGACTACGATGCCAACCGTATTAAGAAGCATGAGTTCACCCGCCCGGTAAAAGAGGACGACAGGGTAAACCAGATAAAATTTGTTAAAGCCCAGACGGGCCCCGGGCTTATAGCCTACAAGCAGATACCCGAAGTGGACGACATTATAAAAAGAAAATCGGCGGAAAAGCCGGAATTCTCCGTGGAAGGCATCGGCGGGGTTATTCATACCATCTGGATCCTGGATGCGGAGGCCGACATCCGCGTAATTGAGGGCGCTTTTGAAAAACAAAAGGCCGTTTATATTGCCGATGGGCATCACCGCTCGGCCGCCGCCTCCCGGATAAAAAAATACATGATGGAGCAGCGCGGCGCGGCTCATGCCGGCAACGAGCCTTATAACTGCTATCTGGCCGTGGCCTACCCCGTTAACGAAATGAAGATATGGGATTATAACCGTGTCGTTAAGGATTTGAACGGCCTGACGCCGGAGGATTTCCTTGCGAAACTTAAGGAAAGTTTTGAGGTTAAGGAAGTAAGAGGCCAGGCCAAGCCCGCCGCCCGCCGTGAGTTCGGTATGTATCTGGAAGGCAAATGGTATCTGCTCAAGCCCACGGCGCCCACTCCTTCAAAAACGGCCGACCCTGTGCTGGCGCTGGATGTAAGCGTGCTCTCGGACCTTGTGCTGGACAGGGTGCTCGGCATTAAAGACCTGCGCAAATCCAACCGCGTGGATTTTGTGGGTGGTATCCGGGGCCTGAAAGAACTTGAAAAAAGGGTAGATTCAGGCGAAATGAAAGCGGCTTTCGCGCTTTTCCCCACCTCGCTGGAAGAACTGATAGCCGTGGCCGACGACAATCAGGTCATGCCGCCCAAATCCACCTGGTTCGAACCCAAACTCGCCGACGGCCTGATATCAAATCCGCTGCTCTGA